One segment of Pseudodesulfovibrio sp. 5S69 DNA contains the following:
- a CDS encoding ATP-binding protein encodes MREIVVISGKGGAGKTSMAGAFAHLAENAILCDLDVDAPDLHLLLDPQVRSEEAFYSGHEAVIDAERCVGCGQCAELCRFDAVREDGDVYRVDPLACEGCKVCVALCPEKAIDFPEKHCGQWYVSDTRFGPMVHAQLFPGEENSGRLVTLLKQKARAMAEERGLDLVLCDGTPGIGCPVISSMAGTDLAVIVTEPTPSGLHDLKRVAELCDRFRTKVAVLVNKWDVNPAMTGEIEAWSKTKGYTLAGRFPHDRAVVDAMLERKVLTETDNAELSAILNASWAGILALLDTCN; translated from the coding sequence ATGCGCGAGATAGTGGTCATCAGCGGCAAGGGCGGCGCGGGCAAGACCTCCATGGCCGGGGCGTTCGCCCACCTCGCGGAAAACGCCATTCTCTGCGATCTCGACGTGGACGCCCCGGACCTCCATCTGCTCCTCGACCCGCAGGTGCGCAGCGAGGAGGCCTTTTACTCCGGCCATGAGGCGGTCATCGATGCGGAGCGGTGCGTGGGCTGCGGGCAGTGCGCCGAGCTGTGCCGGTTCGACGCCGTCCGTGAGGACGGCGACGTCTACCGTGTGGACCCCCTGGCCTGCGAGGGGTGCAAGGTCTGCGTGGCCCTGTGCCCGGAAAAGGCCATCGACTTCCCCGAAAAGCACTGCGGCCAGTGGTACGTGTCCGACACCCGGTTCGGCCCCATGGTCCACGCCCAGCTTTTTCCCGGCGAGGAGAACTCCGGGCGGCTGGTCACCCTGCTCAAGCAAAAGGCCCGGGCCATGGCCGAGGAACGGGGGCTGGACCTGGTCCTGTGCGACGGCACGCCCGGTATCGGCTGCCCGGTGATCAGCTCCATGGCAGGGACCGACCTGGCCGTGATCGTCACCGAGCCCACCCCCTCGGGGCTGCACGACCTCAAGCGCGTGGCCGAGCTGTGCGACCGGTTCCGGACCAAGGTGGCCGTGCTGGTCAACAAGTGGGACGTCAACCCGGCCATGACCGGGGAGATCGAGGCGTGGAGCAAGACCAAGGGATACACCCTGGCCGGGCGGTTCCCCCACGACCGGGCCGTGGTCGACGCCATGCTCGAACGCAAGGTCCTGACCGAGACGGACAACGCCGAACTCTCGGCCATACTCAACGCATCCTGGGCCGGAATTCTGGCCCTTTTGGATACATGTAACTAA
- a CDS encoding NifB/NifX family molybdenum-iron cluster-binding protein — MNTRIAIPSAAPGGMDAPIDAHFGHCAMYTLVDVEDGAVKEVSVVPSCPHVQGGCMAPVNYLADNKVQALISGGMGMRPLMGFNQVGIQVYHGSGAPTVNVAVEAFLRDSLPVFTVDQTCGGGH; from the coding sequence ATGAATACACGTATTGCGATCCCGTCCGCCGCCCCCGGCGGCATGGACGCCCCCATCGACGCCCACTTCGGGCACTGCGCCATGTACACCCTGGTCGACGTCGAGGACGGCGCCGTGAAGGAGGTCTCCGTGGTCCCGAGCTGCCCGCACGTGCAGGGCGGCTGCATGGCCCCGGTCAACTACCTGGCCGACAACAAGGTCCAGGCGCTGATCTCCGGCGGCATGGGCATGCGTCCGCTGATGGGCTTCAACCAGGTCGGCATCCAGGTCTATCACGGCTCGGGCGCGCCCACCGTGAACGTGGCCGTGGAGGCGTTCTTGCGCGACTCCCTGCCGGTCTTCACCGTGGACCAGACCTGCGGCGGCGGCCACTAG
- a CDS encoding HTH domain-containing protein, with product MKDMVLKAMRAAAKPVRPGDIAKELGVDSKEVSKAIKILKEEGCVVSPKRCYYEPA from the coding sequence ATGAAGGATATGGTTCTCAAAGCCATGCGGGCGGCCGCCAAGCCCGTGCGCCCCGGCGACATCGCCAAGGAGCTCGGCGTGGACAGCAAGGAAGTTTCCAAAGCCATCAAGATCCTCAAAGAAGAAGGATGCGTGGTCTCGCCCAAACGGTGCTACTACGAACCCGCCTAG
- a CDS encoding SpoIIE family protein phosphatase: MAEPATMSRQELLDEIDRLRAELAQCRKRGPGEPACGEAMETEMEQLREARETMEVVNVIVENSPAVVFRRLADDTHRLIYISENLRQWGYSAADFLAGRMGFDDILHPDDQKRVEDEIEQCRLEEVEEYTQEYRVVTADGEVRWVSDETSVVRDGAGRRVYNQGVLVDVTASKQAREALEASEFKFRRTIEGAAEGYVLLDGDLTIREVNDAYCRMLGYEREELVGRRPHDFATLDYQRFLESNRERLRNEKGRRFEGSMIHRDGHVVPVLINANTLFDADGGFLGNVAFVADLTEQKKALNLAAEVQKGLLPRRAPRIPGLDVAGRSEPSELTGGDYFDYFEPVDPERPVLSVAVGDISGHGVDAALLMTTARGFLRMRAGQPGSPGQIVTEMNRHLAGDLYGSGRFMTLFYLRLDAGEGKAAWVRAGHDPALIYCPVHDDFTALGADAGLPLGVLRETRYGEESGDILPGQLIAIGTDGIWEARNAGGEMFGKDRFKAVLRGHAGESAREVVDAVFDAVREYSGGAKLEDDVTLVVIKYGATP, from the coding sequence ATGGCCGAACCCGCCACCATGTCCCGACAAGAATTGCTCGACGAGATCGACCGCTTGCGCGCCGAGCTCGCGCAGTGCCGCAAGCGTGGTCCGGGCGAGCCCGCTTGCGGGGAGGCCATGGAAACGGAGATGGAGCAACTGCGCGAGGCCCGCGAGACCATGGAGGTTGTCAACGTCATCGTCGAAAACTCCCCGGCCGTGGTCTTCCGGCGGCTGGCCGACGACACCCACCGGCTGATATACATCTCCGAGAACTTGCGCCAATGGGGTTACTCCGCCGCCGACTTCCTGGCCGGGCGAATGGGCTTCGACGACATCCTCCACCCCGACGACCAGAAAAGGGTGGAGGACGAGATCGAGCAGTGCCGCCTGGAGGAGGTCGAGGAATACACCCAGGAGTACCGGGTCGTCACCGCGGACGGCGAGGTCCGCTGGGTCTCGGACGAGACCTCGGTGGTCAGGGACGGGGCGGGGCGGCGGGTCTACAACCAGGGCGTGCTGGTGGACGTGACCGCGAGCAAGCAGGCCCGCGAGGCGCTTGAAGCCAGCGAGTTCAAGTTCCGCCGGACCATCGAGGGCGCGGCCGAGGGGTACGTGCTCCTGGACGGCGATCTGACCATCCGCGAGGTCAACGACGCCTACTGCCGCATGCTCGGCTATGAGCGCGAGGAGCTGGTCGGGCGGCGTCCCCACGACTTCGCCACCCTGGATTACCAGCGCTTTCTGGAATCCAACCGGGAGCGGTTGCGCAATGAGAAGGGCCGCCGCTTCGAAGGCTCCATGATCCACCGCGACGGGCACGTGGTCCCGGTCCTGATCAACGCCAACACCCTGTTCGACGCGGACGGCGGCTTTCTGGGCAACGTGGCCTTCGTGGCCGACCTGACCGAGCAGAAAAAGGCCCTGAACCTGGCCGCTGAGGTCCAGAAGGGGCTGTTGCCGCGCCGGGCGCCGCGCATCCCTGGCCTGGACGTGGCCGGGCGGTCCGAGCCCAGCGAGCTGACGGGCGGCGACTACTTCGACTATTTCGAACCCGTGGACCCGGAGCGTCCGGTCCTGTCCGTGGCCGTGGGCGACATCTCGGGCCACGGCGTGGACGCGGCCCTGCTCATGACCACGGCCAGGGGCTTCTTGCGCATGCGCGCGGGCCAGCCGGGCAGCCCCGGCCAGATCGTCACCGAGATGAACCGCCACCTGGCCGGGGACCTGTACGGCTCGGGCCGGTTCATGACCCTGTTCTATCTGCGCCTGGACGCCGGCGAGGGCAAGGCCGCGTGGGTCCGCGCGGGGCACGACCCGGCGCTGATCTACTGTCCGGTCCATGACGACTTCACCGCGCTGGGGGCTGACGCCGGGCTGCCGCTGGGCGTTTTGCGCGAGACCCGCTACGGCGAGGAATCGGGCGACATCCTGCCCGGCCAGCTCATCGCCATCGGCACGGACGGCATCTGGGAGGCCCGCAACGCGGGCGGCGAGATGTTCGGCAAGGACCGGTTCAAGGCGGTCCTGCGCGGACACGCCGGGGAGTCCGCCCGCGAGGTCGTGGACGCGGTCTTCGACGCGGTCCGGGAATACTCCGGCGGAGCCAAGCTCGAGGACGACGTCACCCTGGTGGTCATCAAATACGGAGCAACGCCATGA
- a CDS encoding transglycosylase SLT domain-containing protein yields the protein MTRFFRTLVLACLAVAVSFASARGAELGRVEQSWKGDLSRIIESHRPIRVLVVYNRTNFFMKEGVMRGLEADMMSAYEKHLTKVYKKELVRLVFVPVPVKELFPALLDGRGDIAAAALTVTEERSRQAAFAEPYRTGVSEIVVGGPKSPALASAEDLSGRKATVLAGSSYAEHLADLNARLKRQRKKPVRIVNADPYLATEDLLEMAARGIVPYTVADHFLADLWKKVFPELRLYPDAVIHADGKLAWAVRKDCPELRRSLSEFAATVRQGTLLGNMFFKRYYENDDFITDPTTQVAIGKLRPMAKLFQKYAKKYDFDWLKIAAMAFQESRFDMNRKSSAGAVGVMQIKPSTAAGPHVGIKDVYTLENNIHAGVKYLRYLVDNYFSDVEPAARMDFALAAYNAGPNRIIQVRKRAAEMGLDPRRWFGNCEWAAFDLIGRETTGYVAHVQMYYAAYKGTEEILLKRQEAM from the coding sequence ATGACCCGGTTTTTCCGAACGCTTGTCCTGGCCTGCCTGGCCGTGGCCGTTTCCTTTGCTTCGGCGCGCGGCGCCGAGCTCGGGCGGGTGGAACAGTCGTGGAAGGGCGACCTGTCCCGGATCATCGAGAGCCACCGGCCCATCCGCGTGCTGGTGGTCTACAACCGGACCAATTTCTTCATGAAGGAAGGGGTCATGCGTGGCCTCGAAGCGGACATGATGAGCGCCTACGAGAAGCACCTGACCAAGGTCTACAAGAAGGAGCTGGTCCGGCTGGTCTTCGTGCCCGTGCCGGTCAAGGAGCTGTTCCCGGCCTTGCTGGACGGGCGGGGCGACATCGCGGCCGCGGCCCTGACCGTGACCGAAGAGCGCAGCCGACAGGCGGCCTTTGCCGAACCCTACCGCACCGGGGTCAGCGAGATCGTGGTCGGCGGCCCCAAGAGCCCGGCCCTGGCCTCGGCCGAGGATCTGTCGGGCCGCAAGGCCACCGTGCTGGCCGGGTCGAGCTACGCCGAGCACCTGGCCGATCTGAACGCGCGCCTGAAAAGGCAGCGGAAAAAACCGGTCCGCATCGTCAACGCGGACCCCTACCTGGCCACCGAGGACCTTCTGGAAATGGCCGCCAGGGGCATCGTCCCCTACACCGTGGCCGACCATTTCCTGGCCGACCTGTGGAAGAAGGTCTTTCCTGAACTCAGGCTCTATCCGGACGCGGTCATACATGCGGACGGCAAGCTGGCCTGGGCCGTGCGCAAGGATTGCCCCGAGCTGCGCAGGAGCCTGTCCGAGTTCGCGGCCACCGTGCGCCAGGGCACCCTGCTCGGGAACATGTTCTTCAAGCGCTACTACGAGAACGACGACTTCATCACCGACCCGACCACCCAGGTGGCGATCGGCAAGCTCCGGCCCATGGCCAAGCTTTTCCAGAAGTACGCCAAAAAGTACGACTTCGACTGGCTCAAGATCGCGGCCATGGCCTTTCAGGAGTCGCGCTTCGACATGAACCGCAAGAGTTCGGCGGGCGCGGTGGGGGTCATGCAGATCAAGCCGTCCACCGCTGCCGGGCCCCATGTGGGCATCAAGGACGTCTACACCCTGGAGAACAATATCCACGCCGGGGTCAAGTACTTGCGCTATCTGGTGGACAACTACTTCTCCGACGTGGAGCCGGCGGCCAGGATGGACTTCGCCCTGGCCGCGTACAACGCCGGCCCCAACCGGATCATCCAGGTGCGCAAGCGGGCCGCGGAGATGGGGCTCGACCCCAGGCGCTGGTTCGGCAACTGCGAGTGGGCCGCATTCGACCTCATCGGCCGGGAGACCACGGGATACGTGGCCCACGTGCAGATGTACTACGCCGCCTACAAGGGAACGGAAGAGATCCTGCTCAAGCGGCAAGAGGCCATGTGA
- a CDS encoding RNA recognition motif domain-containing protein: protein MKSIYVGNIPFSVTENDVRDLFGQYGSVSAVKLIQDHETGRFRGFGFVEMEDADAASAIEALDGYELSGRPLKVNEAKPRAPRPRY, encoded by the coding sequence ATGAAAAGTATCTACGTCGGCAACATCCCCTTCAGCGTAACCGAGAACGACGTGCGCGACCTGTTCGGACAATACGGCAGCGTCTCCGCCGTGAAACTGATCCAGGACCATGAGACCGGCCGCTTCCGCGGCTTCGGCTTCGTGGAGATGGAGGACGCGGACGCGGCTTCGGCCATCGAGGCCCTGGACGGCTACGAGCTGTCCGGGCGGCCCCTGAAGGTCAACGAAGCGAAACCGCGCGCTCCCCGCCCCAGGTATTGA
- the purD gene encoding phosphoribosylamine--glycine ligase — translation MKILVVGSGGREHALCWKLAQNPNVETILCAPGNGGTAQVGTNIPVKDDDIPGLVALARDEEVDLVVAGPELPLVLGLENALRQEGIPCFGPNAFAANLEGSKAFSKNLMAEAGVPTAPFRVFDEYEDAVAFIKEKGAPIVVKADGLAAGKGVVVAVTEEEALEAVEEMMVRKVFGSAGDRVVIEETLKGEEASFLCFCDGVNYAMLPSSQDHKAAYEGDTGPNTGGMGAYSPAPILPKEKYAETAELCIKPILRHLAAKGEPFKGVLYAGLMYTENGPSVLEYNVRFGDPECQPLLMRLQTDLLEIMFACIDGKLDKIEVTSSPQTACGVVMAAEGYPISYPKGMEITGIDEADAMEGVKVFQAGTRIEDGKIVASGGRVLCVTALGDDLAEARKKAYEAVDKVHFDKSFYRRDIADKGLKRSK, via the coding sequence ATGAAGATACTTGTTGTCGGTTCCGGAGGCCGGGAGCACGCCCTGTGCTGGAAGCTCGCCCAGAACCCGAACGTGGAGACCATTCTGTGCGCCCCCGGCAACGGCGGCACCGCCCAGGTGGGCACGAATATTCCGGTCAAGGACGACGACATCCCGGGCCTGGTCGCCCTGGCCAGGGACGAGGAAGTGGACCTGGTCGTGGCCGGACCCGAGCTGCCCCTGGTGCTCGGCCTGGAAAACGCGCTCCGGCAGGAAGGCATCCCCTGCTTCGGGCCCAACGCCTTCGCCGCGAACCTCGAAGGGTCCAAGGCGTTCTCCAAGAACCTCATGGCCGAGGCGGGCGTGCCCACCGCGCCCTTCCGCGTGTTCGACGAGTACGAGGACGCCGTGGCCTTCATCAAGGAAAAGGGCGCGCCCATCGTGGTCAAGGCCGACGGCCTGGCCGCGGGCAAGGGCGTGGTTGTGGCCGTCACCGAAGAGGAGGCCCTCGAAGCCGTGGAAGAGATGATGGTCAGGAAGGTCTTCGGCTCGGCCGGGGACCGCGTGGTCATCGAGGAGACGCTCAAGGGCGAGGAGGCCTCCTTTCTGTGCTTCTGCGACGGCGTCAACTACGCCATGCTGCCCTCCAGCCAGGACCACAAGGCCGCCTATGAAGGCGACACCGGACCCAACACCGGCGGCATGGGCGCCTATTCCCCGGCCCCGATCCTGCCCAAGGAGAAATACGCCGAGACCGCCGAGCTGTGCATCAAGCCGATCCTGCGCCACCTGGCCGCCAAGGGCGAGCCGTTCAAGGGCGTGCTCTATGCCGGGCTGATGTACACCGAAAACGGCCCCAGCGTGCTCGAATACAACGTCCGCTTTGGCGACCCCGAATGCCAGCCCCTGCTGATGCGCCTTCAGACCGACCTGCTGGAGATCATGTTCGCCTGCATCGACGGCAAGCTCGACAAGATCGAGGTCACCTCCAGCCCGCAGACCGCCTGCGGCGTGGTCATGGCCGCCGAAGGCTACCCCATCTCCTACCCCAAGGGCATGGAGATCACCGGCATCGACGAGGCCGACGCCATGGAAGGGGTCAAGGTCTTCCAGGCGGGCACCCGGATCGAGGACGGCAAGATCGTCGCCTCCGGCGGCCGCGTGCTCTGCGTCACCGCGCTCGGCGACGACCTGGCCGAGGCCCGCAAAAAGGCCTACGAAGCCGTGGACAAGGTCCACTTCGACAAGAGCTTCTACCGCCGCGACATCGCCGACAAGGGCCTGAAGCGGAGCAAATAA
- the purE gene encoding 5-(carboxyamino)imidazole ribonucleotide mutase, whose product MPQVVIFMGSVSDEEKMRPCSDLLKELGVDHVLTVSSAHRTPERTARLVEEYEQAGAQVFICAAGLAAHLAGAVAAKTIRPVLGVPLTASPLGGMDALLATLQMPPGFPVGTLALDKVGAKNAAWLAAQIIALHDETVAEKIRAARQGFKDEVERAAAGL is encoded by the coding sequence ATGCCGCAGGTAGTGATTTTCATGGGGTCCGTTTCGGACGAGGAGAAGATGCGTCCGTGTTCGGACCTGCTCAAGGAACTGGGCGTGGACCACGTGTTAACGGTTTCTTCGGCCCACCGCACGCCGGAGCGCACGGCGCGGCTGGTGGAAGAGTATGAACAGGCCGGGGCCCAGGTGTTCATCTGTGCGGCGGGCCTGGCCGCGCACCTGGCCGGGGCCGTGGCGGCCAAGACCATCAGGCCGGTTCTGGGCGTGCCGTTGACCGCTTCGCCGCTGGGCGGCATGGACGCGCTCCTGGCCACCCTGCAGATGCCTCCGGGCTTTCCGGTGGGCACCCTGGCGCTGGACAAGGTCGGGGCCAAGAACGCGGCCTGGCTGGCGGCGCAGATCATCGCCCTGCACGACGAGACGGTGGCCGAAAAGATCAGGGCCGCGCGCCAGGGCTTCAAGGACGAGGTGGAACGGGCCGCGGCCGGCCTGTAG